The DNA segment agtgagaaggaaaaaaaaatgaagcaacctAGGGGTCCAGGCTTTGTCAAGCAAGTCCCCTTTTCTGCttgagagagaaaaagtttgatttcatttcatttgataTGATAGTATATTGCAGTGCAAAACTTCAGTGGACTGAACTTACGCTGACATGTGTGCTATACGTTTACTTCTTATCCATTAGCAGCTGATTCTGaccttttttttacattttctgcATTGCCTTTGGCATGTGAgtcacctgaacatcaggattACACACAGCTTAATTAAGTTTATTTTCTTGGTGCATGCAGCTGGCTGTTgggacaaaaaagaaagaaagctttgTGGAGGCGCATACAGGCCTAGCTTAGCAAAGACTCAGTCAGAATATTTATTCTCTATTCTCAGCACCTAGCAAGTTCTAAAATTTGTACATACTTGCAGATGAAGCTCAGAGAGCTATATACTATTTTTTttctatgtgtgtgtgtgaaaatgcTGCATCTTGTTGTTCAAGTAACGTCTACCTTGTCTGCTATCATGAATGTGCGCACTATAATGAAAAGTAAGCATGCATGGCCTGTAATGAGACATCTTATTTGCAAATGCTGCcactaaaaaaatattttaaggaCTGCCTCTGTGGGTTGTGTGTGGAATCAGGTGATTGTAAACCTTTGCAATACTTTTGGCGTGAATTTTTACATTTGCTCACGTGCATCATTGCCAGTgtagttaaacaaaaatatttgtcCTCATGATGTACTGATCAAAAACAAACAGCTTGAAAGGAGATGTGCAAATTAAAAGCTACTGAAACACCATGCAGTCTGTAGTTGTAGATGGCAATAAGATGTATGTACACTGTTAAGCAAGTTGTTGCTTTCCAAAACTGGCTAAATTAGTATCAGTTATCAGTGAATTCATTTGTGTCAACACATCTAGACATGTCCCATTTACTACTCGTCTGCATGGACACTTGCTCAACGCAGATTATTTTCGTCAGTATATGTACCATGAAGGGACAGCAGTACAGACCTGACTTCAGTGACTGAATAACTGTAAAATTTGCTCATTTCAACAATAGATAGGTAGATATTTTAAGTGTTGCTCAACAGCCAattggcctaaacgagcgcacactaaaTCAATACAAACACTATGACGTGAACAGACATAATACAGAAAAATTATCACaaatacaataataataataaagaaagacAAGCATAATAAAATGAACACTGAAAACAGCAAACTAGGCAAACATATCTGTGTCATATAAGAAGTTGAATTATatattatcttcaaacgagtCATTGGTGAAATAGCATGTATTTCAGGATAAAATGTATCATGGCATTTGGTGGTTTTTCATTGAGGCACACAAAATCGCAGTGACATCAATAACTGATCACAGTTAATAGAGCCAGCACAACTTTATGTAGAAAATTCATGTCACGCGTGAATCACCGGTCATGAAGTGTAGACATACCAAGGTCTGCTAGAAGAGCATCATAGTCCTAGAAAGGATGGCGCTCAATATATCTGTCATGAAGGATGCGCACAAACTTCCGCTGAACATTTTCGATTTCATTGCCAGAGGTAACTGAGACACTATTCCAAGCTACTGATGCAAACTCGAGACGTGGCCTCATGAGAGCACAGTAAAGAGTGCGCAGACATTCGTATCTATGAAGTTTTATTGTTAAACAAGAAATAACACCAATATGTCTCAATGTGTGAGAGACAATTCATGAGACGTAATCGAAAATCGAGCCTTGAGTCAACAATAACAACGAGGTCTCGTACATGGGCAGCACGATATATTTGTTTGCTAAGAAGAGTATAATTAAACATATTTGTGTCACGTTTTCGAAGGATTTTCAGTGCAGCAATTTTCAGTGCTGCAAACAATGAAGGATTCTCTCAAGGGCCAACTGTCATTGGCAGTGTGTGCTGCTCTGAGCATTGTTCATGCTTCTGTGCTCACTGGCATGATTTCTGGTGCCAGACTGCTGCTGCAAGTCGATAATTACATGTGCACGCTTGCAAAAGCATTCAGATAGCTTCTTTTTCATCTGGTAGCCAAAGGTGATGATTAGCTCTGTATTTCAGATGAAGGCTACAACTGTCAGTAGTGAAAGTGTCGAAGACTTGCAGAGAAAACTGGCTGACCTTCGCCAAAAGAGTCGCCTTTTGGATGAGGAGATTGAACAACTGCAGGCAGAGTGAGTGTTCTTGTGTGCTACCTTTTGTCTCAGCTTTACAAGCCTGGCACACACCTTGTTCAGAATGTGTCTGTGGACCTGAAACACATTTAGCATGTCCTGCCTGAGGGACAATGaaatattgaaaacatattttcaaGAACTATGCTCATTTGTGAGTGAAGTTGTGGAAATTATGTCCATGTGAAATAATCTTTTTGTTATCTCACTCATACCATGTGATTATATGGTTCATTATTTAATATATTTTATTCATAGCCTGTCACTTACATGTGCTTCTATTAAGTCGGGAAGCTTCTTTGTGGTTTTTCTGGCCCAGTGTACAAAGAAACTTCGGCAGTAGACAGGTGTGCATCATTCCAGTGCTCAATGGCagaagagcgagttgacgggctagttggtattgcatggtgagGGAACAGCGTTAAGTACGGGgcaggagacaaacatggaagcacaaacaTGTTTGTTtcctgtcccgtacttagcgctgttcctccACCACTCAGTGGCAGAAGTTAAATCCACGAGTGTTTCATGgtatatttttaaagcgaaaactgtGTTTTGGCCTGGGCATCAGATTTTTCAACTTGGAGAAGACCCCTGTGAAGTGTAACCACTGTACTGTGTATCTACGGCTTCTTAGGAAAGCCTTCACTACTACCTGGAACATGTGCATCCTCTTGTTGTGAATTTCCTTATGAAAAACATGAATTTAGCAAAAAAAATCGATGTATCAGCTGTATCAGTTGTGGCATGTGCCTCAGTGGTAATCTTGTTCCTTAGTTTACTTTCATTTTGGCATATTCTGCGAGGCTGTGACTTCCATCGTAATCATAGCTAATGCAAAGAAATGCACTGCCACAAAAAGGAGCAAAACAATGAGTAGCAAGCAATTTCAGTAATTTAAGGTGATGGCACGACACATATCACTAGTGATTTTCTTTTATTGATGTAAGAAAAACACAAGTTACTGATGCAAGACAGTTTGACTATTTCATAGCAACTTGTTTTGCTGTTTCTGCTTACTTTGCATTATGCTTTATTTTATACTTTGACTGATGCATGTGACAGTGCCTGATGGAAGCAgtgaaaaacaaaatataaaagaaaGGAGAGACAAACACGGGTGCTGGCATCCAGCTGGAGAGGTTTATTTTGAAAGGCAAATGTAAATGCAAGGTAAATGGAGGAAAATAAAGAGCGAGAGTATAGCCCCAAATGTAACTATGCCACAAAGACCACACTAAAAACCTAAGGTAGAAGCAGCTTGATATAGAGCCGAATGACTGTGCATGATTTTCTGACTGGGAAACAAGACATGACACAGGAAAATAGAAGAGGGGCAGACAAGACACACCTCAACATTTTATATGTCCCACCATTTGTAGCTCTTGCTGATAATGTGATTGATGGTTTGCTTATGTAGCCTGTGTGCTTTCATGCCATGTCAAGAACTGCAGTTGGTGTGGTAGTATGCTTTCCAGTCATGGCATTTTTCCAGGTCAGGGTGTGCTCCCAGCATTGTGTCCTTGAGTGCCTATCTTCCTGATGATTATTGTTGTGGTTGTGTAAGGAAACACAACGGCATCTTTCTGTATGACCCGCATAGCTTGTGTAACAGGAATGGAAGGGCTTATACATAACACCCTGCATACACTGTATGTAATGGCTCTGGAGTGGATATTGTAGTGGTTCCTTTTTATATAGATGCATGCCCTTCTGGACAACACAAAAAGCATGTGGAAAGCTTGTAAAGCCACCTCCTGTACACAAGGGTGCTGTTTTATCTTGTTTCATCTATTTTATCTCTGTCTGAGGGATATCATCTGAGAGATAAGCAGTCACTGGACACCTGCGTCATAGGTGTGATGACTGCTTAATGTTTTCTGTTCATCTGTATTGCCCTGCACATTACTTCTACTGAAGTGAGCAATGTCTATGCAAGAGGGCTCTGCAAGACGCGTTGCAAACAAATCATTTCCCAACTGTTGCCCTGAGAAATTTTTGCTAAAGAGATGTGTACTCCATGCTTCATTGAGCTAACATTGAGCCATTTTCTATGCCAAAAGAAAAATGTATGCCACTTCCAAACAATGTTTCTACTCAGACTGCTACAAAATGCAGTTCTAGGATTAAAATTGTGGTCCTGTGACTACCCCTGCAGCATGCATTGCTTTAGCTTTCTTGACTGCATTGGGCAACTTGTATGCGGGAAGTGATCCCTTGTGCTGCAGAGTACCCACTGGTTTAAAATGGGCACAGCTTATCCACTTGTGTGGTGCTCGGCTCCTCTGgggtgaagtgcttggaaaatctgtctttgactccaccttgtgTCGACTTAATtatatttatattattattatacagtgaaacctcgttatagcgaacaaGCAAAAATAGTTCGCTATAGACAAAATTATTAATATAAAGTATCGTCAGAAACGCGCGTAACAGCGGCGCAATTTAGCCATTGAAGGGGCAGCGATTCTGGCGATCCTTACTATGGAAACGGAGAGACTTTTTCCCAGTCTTTGGCGGCGTTTCGAAGGCGCTCGCGGCTATTCCGAAAGCCGCAAAAAACCTTGCGCCAGTAGGGTTGGCTTCCCCGCAAAGCACCGCAGGTCGATTGCCGGCTACAGTGGCTTCCCCGCATCACAGTCGTGTCGCGTGGAAAGCCAGAGCGAAAGCTATCGCTGTTTTCACAACCTCCGCGAGTGTCGACATGGGCGCAGGATTGTTACTGCAGGCTGACAGCCACCTGCGCTGCTGCTTCCAGGGCGCTGGCGACATGCGCCAGAGGCGTGAACGCGTGCCGACTGCAGGACAGCAACAGTACACGCCGCTGTTGTTGAGCGCGAGATAAAAGTGCGAACCTTGGCGCGAACGCTTGCCGCATCACCACCAGTCACTTGTGCAGtgcgccgaagcctgccgcctgccatcCGAACGGGCACAGTATAGCGCAGAGGAGTTTCATGGCCAACCGCATTCGATAAATAAAGTAGAAATTGCATGCGTTTGACAAAAATATTTACGAAAtattcgatatagccaataatttgtAATATCCgtgttcgttatatcgaggttggACCTTGTATGATAACTTTAATTATATTTATGTACTTTCTAatatactgcttttttttttgctcttgatGCCAGGTAAGTGCTATGCAAATCACTCATTGTGTCCTTATTCACCTGCCAATTGTTTATTGAATAGTGTTCCATGGTATGGTATGTTTATGCTGTTACCACCGCTCTTCCATTACTCATGCATTCATAGGGGCTGCAGTATAGAAGACTTGCCCTGGCAcatggaccggctacacatctaCAACCAAATCAAGGACATTGCACACCAGGTGATTGGAAGCTTAGGTGAGTTGACCGGTGGTCAGAGCTTTTGGCTTTTAGTGGTGCACTTGTAGCCAGTGGCATCAGTTCTTTGGGGGCCGCAAGGTGGGTCTGAAGTCCACTTATTACTCTCCTGTTGGCTTGAAGGCTCTCACGTTCTTGGTATGCAGGATTATCAAACTAACTGATCATTCATTAAGAGGCATCTTTCTCAGTCTAATTTTTCATTGCCTGTGTGTACTTTAGTAATATGCTGTG comes from the Amblyomma americanum isolate KBUSLIRL-KWMA chromosome 1, ASM5285725v1, whole genome shotgun sequence genome and includes:
- the LOC144115679 gene encoding DNA repair protein SWI5 homolog isoform X2 yields the protein MSEAPEQATSETPTRNKFKIQARRSRSSLAAANRPYSSPMKATTVSSESVEDLQRKLADLRQKSRLLDEEIEQLQAEGCSIEDLPWHMDRLHIYNQIKDIAHQVIGSLGFFVVS
- the LOC144115679 gene encoding DNA repair protein SWI5 homolog isoform X1 codes for the protein MSEAPEQATSETPTRNKFKIQARRSRSSLAAANRPYSSPMKATTVSSESVEDLQRKLADLRQKSRLLDEEIEQLQAEGCSIEDLPWHMDRLHIYNQIKDIAHQVIGSLAVLEGVTIRAKQEYYGLPTTERGGALHD